From Bacillus sp. Bos-x628, the proteins below share one genomic window:
- a CDS encoding protein arginine kinase has product MSLQHFIQDALSQWMKQKGPESDIVLSSRIRLARNLEHVRFPTQFSQEEAEAVLQQFEQKFASQEVKDIGNFVLIRMNETQPLAKRVLVEKHLISPNLAESRFGGCLLSKNEEISVMLNEEDHIRIQCLFPGFQLANALKVANQVDDWIEEQVDYAFSEKRGYLTSCPTNVGTGIRASVMMHLPALALTRQMNRIIPAINQLGLVVRGIYGEGSEAIGNIFQISNQMTLGQSEENIVDDLNSVTAQLIEQERSARKALYQTSKIELEDRVYRSLGILANCRMIESKETAKCLSDVRLGIDLGIIKGLSSNILNELMILTQPGFLQQYSGGALEPNERDIKRAAIIRERLRLEMHRNGQEDETI; this is encoded by the coding sequence ATGTCACTCCAGCACTTTATTCAAGACGCATTGAGTCAATGGATGAAACAAAAAGGACCAGAAAGTGACATCGTTCTAAGCAGTCGCATTCGGCTAGCACGTAATCTAGAGCATGTTCGTTTCCCAACTCAGTTTTCTCAAGAAGAAGCTGAAGCTGTTCTCCAGCAATTCGAGCAGAAGTTTGCTAGCCAAGAAGTAAAAGATATTGGAAACTTTGTTCTTATTCGAATGAATGAAACGCAGCCTTTAGCGAAGAGGGTACTTGTTGAAAAACATCTGATTAGCCCCAACTTGGCAGAGTCAAGGTTTGGTGGCTGCTTGCTTTCTAAAAATGAAGAAATCAGTGTGATGCTAAATGAAGAAGACCATATTCGTATCCAATGCTTGTTCCCTGGATTTCAGCTTGCAAATGCTTTAAAGGTTGCAAATCAAGTAGATGACTGGATTGAAGAGCAGGTGGATTACGCGTTTTCAGAAAAGCGGGGATACTTAACAAGCTGTCCAACCAATGTAGGCACAGGAATTAGGGCGTCAGTCATGATGCATTTACCAGCATTAGCTCTCACAAGACAAATGAATCGTATCATTCCTGCAATTAATCAATTAGGTCTTGTGGTCAGAGGAATTTATGGTGAGGGTAGCGAAGCAATAGGAAACATCTTTCAGATCTCGAATCAAATGACGCTTGGTCAATCAGAAGAGAATATTGTGGATGACTTGAATAGTGTGACAGCTCAACTCATTGAACAAGAGCGATCTGCACGAAAAGCATTATATCAAACGTCTAAAATTGAACTTGAGGACAGAGTATACCGTTCTTTAGGAATATTGGCCAATTGTCGCATGATTGAATCGAAGGAGACAGCAAAGTGTCTTTCGGATGTGCGGCTTGGAATTGATTTAGGTATCATTAAGGGGCTTTCAAGTAATATACTGAATGAGCTCATGATTTTAACGCAGCCTGGTTTTCTCCAACAATATTCAGGAGGAGCCTTGGAGCCAAATGAAAGAGATATCAAACGAGCAGCGATTATTAGAGAAAGGCTGCGCTTAGAAATGCATAGGAATGGACAGGAGGATGAAACGATATGA
- a CDS encoding UvrB/UvrC motif-containing protein — protein MICQECNERPATFHFTKVINGEKQEMHICEQCAKENSDSYAMSGNQGFSIHNLLSGLLNIDPSFTSSANKGSSIFQEAREVNQCPKCGLTFQQFRKTGRFGCAECYRTFDQYLNPVFRKVHSGNTVHNGKVPKRIAGNLHVRRKLEMMQQELKQLIEQEEFEKAAEVRDQIRALEQEQSQQREGD, from the coding sequence TTGATTTGTCAAGAATGCAATGAGAGACCAGCCACTTTTCACTTTACAAAAGTTATAAATGGAGAAAAACAAGAAATGCACATATGTGAGCAATGTGCAAAAGAAAACAGTGATTCATATGCTATGAGTGGAAACCAAGGTTTCTCGATTCACAACTTATTGTCAGGATTATTAAATATTGATCCGAGCTTTACATCCAGTGCTAATAAAGGATCATCTATTTTTCAAGAAGCGAGAGAAGTGAACCAATGTCCAAAATGTGGGTTAACCTTTCAGCAGTTTAGAAAAACGGGTCGCTTTGGTTGTGCAGAATGCTATCGGACGTTTGATCAGTATCTTAATCCTGTGTTCCGGAAAGTTCATAGTGGAAATACAGTTCATAATGGAAAAGTTCCAAAACGAATTGCCGGCAACCTTCATGTACGCCGGAAGCTCGAGATGATGCAACAAGAGTTAAAACAGCTAATTGAGCAGGAAGAGTTTGAAAAAGCAGCGGAAGTTCGAGATCAAATTCGTGCTTTAGAGCAAGAGCAATCTCAGCAGAGGGAGGGAGATTAA
- a CDS encoding CtsR family transcriptional regulator, producing MAQNISDIIEQYLKEVLEQNGREILEIKRNEIADKFQCVPSQINYVINTRFTSERGYIVESKRGGGGYIRIIKVKMNDEVDLLNNIISQIYHRLSQAASDHIIMRLVENNILSEREAKMMISVMDRSVLHIDLPERDELRARMMKAMLNALKLK from the coding sequence GTGGCACAAAATATTTCTGATATCATCGAGCAGTATTTGAAGGAAGTTTTGGAACAGAATGGTCGAGAAATATTAGAAATTAAGCGCAATGAGATTGCAGATAAGTTTCAATGTGTACCTTCACAAATTAACTATGTTATCAATACACGCTTTACAAGTGAAAGAGGCTATATCGTTGAAAGTAAGCGTGGAGGCGGTGGCTATATCCGCATCATTAAAGTCAAAATGAATGATGAAGTCGATTTATTGAACAACATTATTTCTCAAATATATCATCGTTTATCACAGGCTGCATCTGATCATATCATCATGCGTCTTGTTGAAAATAACATTTTATCTGAAAGAGAAGCAAAGATGATGATCAGTGTCATGGACCGTTCTGTATTGCACATTGATTTACCTGAACGTGATGAGCTGAGGGCTCGGATGATGAAAGCGATGTTAAATGCTTTAAAATTAAAGTAA
- the lysS gene encoding lysine--tRNA ligase, which translates to MSNEGLNNEELNDQFQVRRDKMNKMREEGIDPFGERYDRSHQSAQIIAEFDKFSKEDLEEKAAQVTIAGRMMTKRGKGKAGFAHIQDLEGQIQIYVRKDSVGEEAYELFKSSDLGDIIGVKGTVFKTNVGELSIKATSFEILTKALRPLPDKYHGLKDVEQRYRQRYLDLIVNPESKQTFIMRSKIIQSMRRYLDSKGYLEVETPTMHSIPGGASARPFITHHNALDMPLYMRIAIELHLKRLIVGGLEKVYEIGRVFRNEGVSTRHNPEFTMIELYEAYADYQDIMNLTENLIAHIAQEVLGTTTIQYGEDEIDLKPQWKRLHMVEAVKEATGVDFWKEMSIEEAKQHAADHGIEITKNMTVGHIINEFFEQKVEETLIQPTFIYGHPVEISPLAKKNPEDPRFTDRFELFIVRREHANAFTELNDPIDQRERFEAQLKEREEGNDEAHLMDDDFVEALEYGMPPTGGLGIGIDRLIMLLTNSPSIRDVLLFPQMRNR; encoded by the coding sequence ATGAGTAATGAAGGGCTTAATAACGAAGAATTAAATGATCAATTCCAAGTCAGACGTGACAAAATGAATAAAATGCGAGAAGAAGGTATCGATCCTTTTGGTGAGCGATATGACCGTTCTCATCAATCTGCACAGATTATCGCAGAATTTGACAAATTTTCTAAAGAAGATTTAGAAGAAAAAGCTGCACAGGTGACAATTGCTGGTCGTATGATGACAAAGAGAGGAAAAGGTAAAGCTGGTTTTGCGCACATTCAAGACTTAGAAGGACAAATCCAAATTTACGTTCGTAAAGATAGTGTAGGTGAAGAAGCTTACGAGCTATTTAAAAGCTCAGACCTAGGCGACATTATTGGTGTCAAAGGAACTGTATTTAAAACGAATGTAGGGGAGCTTTCTATTAAAGCGACTAGTTTTGAGATTCTAACAAAAGCACTTCGTCCCCTTCCTGATAAATATCATGGTCTAAAAGATGTTGAACAACGTTATCGTCAGCGTTACCTTGACCTGATTGTAAATCCTGAAAGTAAGCAAACGTTCATCATGCGAAGCAAAATCATTCAATCAATGAGAAGATACCTAGATTCTAAAGGATACCTAGAAGTTGAAACGCCAACTATGCATAGCATTCCTGGCGGTGCATCAGCACGTCCTTTTATTACTCATCATAATGCACTTGATATGCCGCTATACATGCGTATTGCAATTGAGTTGCACTTGAAACGTCTGATCGTGGGCGGACTAGAGAAAGTATACGAGATTGGACGCGTATTCCGTAACGAAGGTGTATCTACCCGCCACAACCCAGAATTTACAATGATCGAATTATATGAAGCATATGCAGATTATCAAGATATCATGAACCTGACTGAAAACCTCATTGCCCACATTGCACAAGAAGTATTGGGAACAACGACCATTCAATATGGAGAAGATGAAATCGATCTAAAACCTCAATGGAAGAGGCTTCATATGGTTGAAGCGGTTAAAGAAGCAACAGGTGTAGACTTCTGGAAAGAGATGTCTATAGAAGAAGCGAAGCAACATGCTGCTGATCATGGGATTGAAATTACGAAAAATATGACAGTGGGCCATATTATTAATGAGTTCTTTGAACAAAAGGTAGAAGAAACATTGATTCAACCTACCTTTATTTATGGACATCCAGTTGAGATTTCTCCATTAGCAAAGAAAAATCCTGAAGATCCTCGTTTCACTGATCGTTTTGAGCTGTTTATTGTACGTCGTGAGCATGCGAATGCATTTACAGAGCTGAACGATCCTATCGATCAAAGAGAACGCTTTGAAGCTCAATTAAAAGAGCGTGAAGAAGGAAATGATGAAGCACATCTGATGGATGACGACTTTGTTGAAGCATTAGAATATGGAATGCCTCCAACTGGTGGATTAGGTATCGGTATCGATCGATTGATTATGTTGTTGACAAATTCACCTTCAATCCGAGATGTATTACTTTTCCCGCAAATGAGAAACCGTTAA
- the dusB gene encoding tRNA dihydrouridine synthase DusB yields the protein MFKIGNIEIKNKVVLAPMAGVCNSAFRLTVKEFGAGLVCAEMVSDKAILLNNARTMGMLYIDEREKPLSLQIFGGEKDTLVEAAKFVDQHTTADIIDINMGCPVPKITKCDAGAKWLLDPNKIYEMVSAVVNAVDKPVTVKMRMGWDDDHIFAIENACAVERAGGQAIALHGRTRVQMYEGTANWDIIKEVKQSVSIPVIGNGDVKTPQDAKRMLDETGVDAVMIGRAALGNPWMIYRTVHYLETGELKEEPKVHEKMSVCKLHLDRLIDLKGEHVAVREMRKHAAWYLKGVRGNAEVRNKINQCETRAELVQVLDNFTIEAEAKELQSIKVG from the coding sequence ATGTTTAAGATTGGCAATATTGAAATTAAAAATAAAGTCGTGCTTGCGCCTATGGCTGGTGTTTGTAACTCAGCCTTCAGACTAACCGTTAAGGAGTTTGGAGCGGGATTAGTCTGCGCTGAAATGGTCAGTGACAAAGCGATTCTGCTTAACAACGCCAGAACAATGGGGATGCTCTACATTGATGAACGTGAAAAACCACTGAGCCTTCAGATTTTTGGAGGAGAAAAGGACACACTCGTAGAAGCGGCAAAATTTGTTGATCAACATACAACCGCTGATATTATTGATATTAACATGGGTTGTCCAGTACCAAAAATTACAAAATGTGATGCAGGCGCTAAATGGCTCCTAGATCCAAACAAGATTTATGAAATGGTGTCCGCTGTCGTTAATGCTGTAGATAAACCAGTCACTGTGAAAATGAGAATGGGCTGGGATGATGATCATATCTTCGCCATTGAAAATGCCTGTGCTGTTGAGAGAGCAGGCGGACAAGCGATTGCTCTTCATGGTCGTACCCGTGTTCAAATGTACGAAGGTACAGCAAATTGGGATATCATTAAAGAGGTGAAGCAATCCGTATCTATTCCTGTCATAGGAAATGGTGATGTCAAAACCCCTCAAGATGCAAAACGTATGCTTGATGAAACAGGTGTGGATGCTGTCATGATCGGCCGAGCAGCACTAGGAAACCCATGGATGATTTATCGTACGGTTCATTATTTAGAAACGGGTGAATTAAAAGAAGAGCCGAAAGTACATGAAAAAATGTCTGTCTGCAAACTTCACTTAGACAGGCTCATTGACCTAAAAGGTGAACATGTCGCTGTAAGAGAGATGAGAAAACATGCAGCATGGTATCTAAAAGGCGTACGCGGTAACGCCGAAGTAAGGAATAAAATTAATCAATGCGAAACAAGGGCTGAGCTTGTACAGGTTCTTGATAATTTTACGATCGAAGCCGAGGCAAAAGAGCTTCAAAGTATAAAAGTAGGATAA
- a CDS encoding helix-turn-helix transcriptional regulator, producing the protein MEKDMWGRRIRAYRKLKGYTQEGFAKRLSISVSVLGEIERGNRLPTKQMVDQIADALNITVEELSPITEEERRGGDV; encoded by the coding sequence ATGGAAAAAGACATGTGGGGTAGAAGAATTCGTGCATACCGAAAGCTAAAAGGGTATACTCAGGAAGGGTTCGCTAAAAGGCTGAGTATTTCCGTCTCTGTCTTAGGAGAAATTGAGCGAGGCAATCGATTACCAACAAAACAAATGGTTGATCAGATAGCAGATGCTTTAAATATAACGGTGGAAGAACTTTCGCCAATAACAGAGGAAGAAAGGAGGGGTGGAGATGTTTAA
- the folK gene encoding 2-amino-4-hydroxy-6-hydroxymethyldihydropteridine diphosphokinase, with translation MNNTAYIALGSNIGKKETYLKEAVKKLHEHPDVQVESISSIYETAPVGYVNQDDFLNMAVKISTSLRPEELLALTQQIEHELGRTREVRWGPRTADLDILLYNRENIESEQLVIPHPRMYERLFVLVPMSEICPEIGEVQINAVTDQEGVSIWKKTCGVEEFVHTES, from the coding sequence ATGAACAATACAGCATATATCGCTTTAGGCTCAAACATTGGAAAAAAAGAAACTTACTTAAAAGAAGCGGTCAAAAAACTGCACGAACATCCAGACGTCCAAGTAGAATCAATATCATCTATATACGAAACAGCACCAGTAGGATATGTGAATCAAGATGACTTTTTGAACATGGCGGTGAAGATTTCAACATCACTTCGTCCAGAGGAACTACTGGCTCTCACACAGCAAATTGAACATGAGTTAGGCAGGACAAGAGAAGTCAGGTGGGGGCCTCGGACGGCAGACCTTGACATTTTACTTTATAATCGTGAAAATATTGAATCAGAACAACTTGTGATTCCTCATCCTAGAATGTATGAACGTTTATTCGTCCTTGTCCCTATGAGTGAGATTTGCCCAGAAATCGGCGAAGTGCAAATCAATGCCGTAACAGATCAAGAAGGTGTAAGTATATGGAAAAAGACATGTGGGGTAGAAGAATTCGTGCATACCGAAAGCTAA
- the folB gene encoding dihydroneopterin aldolase, whose translation MDKVYVNGMEFYGYHGVFAEENKLGQRFRVDLIASLDLSKAGQTDDLNETINYAELYQICKSIVEGEPVNLVETLTERIANQVLKDFQSVQECTVKVIKPDPPIPGHYQSVAIEMTRSRT comes from the coding sequence ATCGATAAAGTCTATGTAAACGGGATGGAGTTTTATGGCTATCATGGTGTTTTTGCAGAAGAGAATAAATTAGGTCAACGATTTCGTGTAGATTTAATAGCTTCTCTCGATCTAAGTAAAGCTGGTCAAACCGATGATTTAAATGAAACGATTAACTATGCAGAGCTTTACCAAATATGCAAAAGCATTGTGGAAGGTGAGCCAGTCAATTTGGTTGAAACATTAACAGAAAGAATTGCAAACCAAGTGCTAAAAGATTTTCAGTCAGTTCAGGAATGTACAGTAAAAGTCATCAAGCCAGATCCCCCAATTCCAGGACACTATCAATCTGTTGCGATTGAAATGACGAGATCACGCACATGA
- the folP gene encoding dihydropteroate synthase, with protein sequence MTHPLIKQPKMIQAKHHNLNYEQKTLVMGILNVTPDSFSDGGKFNQIDKALAHAKQLMEDGAHIIDIGGESTRPGATLVSEQEELSRVIPVIEKITKELDVPISIDTYKAHVADEAVKAGASIINDVWGAKADNQMAHVAAKHEVPIILMHNRPERNYTHLISDMIADLKESVQIVKQAGVRDEMIILDPGIGFAKNKVDNLVIMNELETFCHLGYPLLLATSRKRFIGAVLDLPPDERIEGTGATVCLGIQKGSAMVRVHDVKEIARMAKMMDAMLNKGGGYHR encoded by the coding sequence ATGACACATCCGTTAATTAAGCAACCTAAAATGATACAAGCCAAGCATCATAATCTTAATTATGAACAAAAGACGCTGGTCATGGGAATTTTAAATGTCACACCTGACTCTTTTTCAGATGGAGGCAAATTTAATCAAATTGATAAAGCGTTGGCTCATGCGAAACAGTTGATGGAAGATGGAGCGCATATCATTGACATCGGTGGAGAATCAACCCGCCCAGGTGCAACACTTGTATCAGAGCAAGAGGAGCTCTCAAGGGTCATTCCTGTCATTGAGAAGATCACAAAGGAATTGGATGTTCCAATTTCAATCGACACTTATAAGGCTCACGTGGCTGATGAGGCTGTGAAAGCCGGAGCATCCATCATTAATGACGTATGGGGCGCCAAGGCAGACAATCAAATGGCACATGTTGCTGCTAAGCATGAAGTTCCAATCATTTTGATGCATAATCGACCAGAGCGAAACTATACACATCTCATTTCAGATATGATTGCAGATTTAAAAGAAAGTGTACAAATCGTTAAACAAGCTGGTGTTCGTGATGAAATGATTATACTAGACCCTGGCATTGGTTTTGCGAAAAACAAAGTAGACAATCTAGTGATTATGAATGAGCTCGAAACGTTTTGCCATCTAGGCTATCCGTTATTACTTGCTACGTCTAGAAAGCGATTCATTGGCGCAGTCTTAGACTTACCCCCAGACGAACGAATTGAAGGAACAGGTGCGACAGTTTGCCTCGGTATTCAAAAAGGGAGTGCAATGGTACGGGTCCATGATGTCAAAGAAATCGCAAGAATGGCAAAAATGATGGATGCTATGTTGAATAAAGGAGGCGGTTATCATCGATAA
- the pabC gene encoding aminodeoxychorismate lyase → MIIYLNGQYIEEKEATLSPFDHGFLYGIGVFETFTSLAGQVFLLDWHLERLNQSLLDLCIESTIEKPFVLDIIQTLLKKNEFTDGHARIRFNVSAGRGNGFSADPYQNPVIFVMISPFQPESVLEEKQGVILQTRRNTPEGPRRLKSHHYMNNLLAKREIGNDPSMEGIFLTKEDCVAEGITSNVFWRKGDVIYTPSLDTGILNGVTRRYCIETLREQGALLKEGQYPVLHILSADEAWMTNSVQGIIPFRSIGETVLPEDKRTISSKLRTQYTKERLEHTE, encoded by the coding sequence ATGATCATTTATCTGAACGGTCAGTATATAGAGGAGAAAGAAGCGACTCTTTCTCCTTTTGATCATGGTTTTCTATATGGCATCGGTGTATTCGAAACATTTACCAGCCTTGCAGGACAAGTTTTCCTGTTAGATTGGCATCTTGAAAGGCTCAATCAATCACTTCTTGACCTTTGCATCGAGTCCACAATAGAGAAACCATTTGTACTCGACATCATTCAAACCTTGCTGAAAAAAAACGAATTCACAGATGGTCATGCGAGGATTCGTTTCAATGTCTCTGCAGGTAGAGGCAATGGGTTTTCTGCTGACCCATATCAGAACCCGGTGATTTTTGTCATGATTTCCCCATTTCAACCTGAATCGGTTTTAGAAGAGAAACAAGGAGTCATTCTTCAGACGAGAAGAAACACACCAGAAGGTCCAAGACGGCTCAAGTCTCATCATTACATGAATAACCTTCTCGCTAAAAGAGAAATCGGGAACGATCCATCAATGGAAGGCATTTTTTTGACAAAAGAAGATTGTGTTGCAGAAGGAATTACCTCGAATGTGTTTTGGCGAAAGGGAGATGTGATCTATACACCGTCACTTGACACAGGCATATTAAACGGTGTCACACGTCGATATTGTATAGAAACTCTTCGTGAACAGGGAGCTTTACTAAAAGAAGGACAATATCCAGTATTGCATATACTCTCAGCGGATGAGGCGTGGATGACCAATTCTGTACAGGGAATCATTCCTTTCCGAAGTATTGGAGAGACCGTTTTACCGGAAGATAAACGAACGATCTCATCAAAGTTGAGAACACAATATACAAAAGAACGTCTAGAACATACAGAGTAG
- the pabA gene encoding aminodeoxychorismate/anthranilate synthase component II, with the protein MILMIDNYDSFTYNLVQYLGELGEELVVKRNDQMTIQEIEQLTPDFLMISPGPCSPDEAGISMEAIKHFAGKIPIFGVCLGHQSIAQVFGGDIIRAERLMHGKTSKIVHDGKGVFTGLPNPLVATRYHSLIVKDETLPECFVATARTKEGELMAIRHKELPIESVQFHPESIMTSFGKEMLKNFIETYHTKGHEVNV; encoded by the coding sequence ATGATATTAATGATTGATAATTATGATTCATTCACGTACAACTTGGTTCAGTACTTAGGCGAGCTTGGTGAGGAATTGGTCGTCAAACGGAATGATCAAATGACGATCCAAGAAATTGAACAGCTCACGCCAGATTTTCTCATGATTTCTCCAGGACCATGCAGTCCTGATGAAGCTGGAATTAGTATGGAGGCCATCAAACATTTTGCTGGAAAAATCCCGATTTTTGGTGTGTGTTTAGGTCACCAGTCCATAGCACAAGTATTTGGCGGAGATATCATTCGAGCGGAGCGATTAATGCATGGCAAAACGTCAAAGATTGTGCATGACGGAAAGGGCGTTTTCACAGGTCTTCCAAACCCGCTCGTAGCGACGAGATATCATTCATTGATTGTCAAGGACGAGACGCTGCCGGAGTGCTTTGTGGCTACAGCTAGAACAAAAGAAGGCGAGCTCATGGCCATTCGCCACAAGGAACTGCCGATCGAAAGTGTCCAGTTCCATCCTGAATCAATTATGACCTCCTTTGGGAAAGAAATGCTCAAGAACTTCATTGAAACCTATCACACAAAGGGGCATGAAGTGAACGTATGA
- a CDS encoding anthranilate synthase component I family protein has product MTQRRPTGIKIPFTKDQFLKRYEQLSARETHHVLLESARGGAYSIAGINPIATAKGKDGMTTIHYQDETLFKEGDPLRVFAEWFQTFQTETNEEYPDFQGGAIGFLSYDYARYIEHFKMLSIDDLKTPDMYFLVFNDVAVYDHQEGVLWLITHTHEEEPVATAHRRLEELKQSWTSTSDESTYSPVNAPSSEFVTAAPFTEETFGEAVDKIKQYITNGDVFQVNLSIRQDEQLRTHPYELYKILRQVNPSPYMSYVHTPDFQIVCGSPELLIKKKGTQLETRPIAGTRSRGKDEAEDQALAKELIENEKERAEHVMLVDLERNDLGRVSTYGSVQVNEFMAIEKYSHVMHIVSNVKGELRDDCDAVDVMRAVFPGGTITGAPKVRTMEIIEELEPTRRGLYTGSIGWFGFNQDMHFNIVIRTAYCTEGRAFMQSGAGIVIDSVPKHEYKESIKKAYAVKKALQLSEEETILS; this is encoded by the coding sequence ATGACACAACGCAGGCCGACGGGCATTAAAATTCCTTTTACGAAAGATCAATTCTTAAAGAGATATGAACAACTATCTGCACGTGAAACACACCATGTTCTTCTTGAAAGTGCACGCGGGGGAGCATATAGCATTGCAGGCATCAATCCGATAGCCACCGCTAAAGGAAAAGATGGGATGACGACAATTCATTATCAAGATGAGACGCTGTTTAAAGAAGGTGATCCACTAAGGGTATTTGCTGAGTGGTTTCAAACTTTTCAAACCGAAACGAACGAGGAGTACCCTGACTTTCAAGGAGGAGCGATTGGGTTTTTAAGTTATGATTATGCAAGATATATAGAGCATTTTAAAATGCTATCAATTGATGATCTTAAGACACCTGATATGTATTTCCTCGTGTTTAATGATGTCGCTGTTTATGATCATCAAGAAGGAGTTCTTTGGCTTATCACTCATACACATGAAGAAGAGCCTGTCGCTACTGCTCATCGAAGATTAGAAGAATTGAAACAAAGCTGGACCAGTACCTCAGACGAATCAACATATTCGCCAGTAAACGCGCCTTCCTCAGAATTTGTAACAGCAGCGCCTTTTACTGAGGAAACCTTCGGCGAAGCAGTAGATAAGATTAAGCAATATATCACAAACGGTGATGTGTTCCAGGTGAATCTATCCATCAGACAAGACGAACAGCTTCGTACTCACCCATATGAACTTTACAAAATACTGCGTCAAGTCAATCCGTCTCCATATATGTCATATGTGCATACGCCCGATTTCCAAATTGTTTGTGGATCACCAGAGCTACTCATAAAGAAGAAAGGAACACAATTAGAAACCCGACCGATCGCTGGTACAAGATCAAGAGGCAAAGATGAAGCAGAGGACCAGGCGCTTGCAAAAGAACTCATTGAAAATGAAAAAGAACGTGCAGAGCATGTGATGCTCGTTGACCTTGAACGGAATGATCTTGGACGAGTGTCCACTTATGGGTCAGTGCAGGTGAATGAATTTATGGCAATTGAAAAATATTCACACGTGATGCACATTGTGTCTAATGTGAAAGGGGAGTTGCGTGATGATTGTGATGCGGTAGATGTGATGCGAGCCGTATTCCCTGGTGGAACTATTACCGGTGCACCAAAAGTAAGAACAATGGAAATTATAGAAGAGCTTGAGCCAACAAGACGTGGGCTTTATACTGGATCTATAGGCTGGTTTGGATTTAATCAAGATATGCACTTTAATATCGTCATTCGTACGGCATATTGTACAGAAGGCAGGGCATTTATGCAGTCAGGTGCCGGTATTGTCATTGACTCTGTGCCAAAGCACGAATACAAAGAATCCATTAAAAAAGCCTATGCTGTGAAAAAAGCATTACAGTTGAGCGAAGAAGAGACTATTTTGAGTTAG
- the cysK gene encoding cysteine synthase A — protein MARIANSIFELIGNTPVVKLNRLVDEDSADVYLKLEYMNPGSSVKDRIALAMIEDAEEKGKLKAGDTLIEPTSGNTGIGLAMVAAAKGIKAILVMPDTMSQERRNLLRAYGAELVLTPGAEGMKGAIKKAEELAEEHGYFMPQQFNNEANAEIHRRTTGKEILEQFDGQLDAFIAGVGTGGTITGAGEVLKEAIPSIKVYAVEPTDSPVLSGGKPGPHKIQGIGAGFVPSILNTEVYDDIIQVRNEDAFEFARKAAKEEGILGGISSGAAIYAALQTAKKLGKGKKVLAIIPSNGERYLSTPLYQFD, from the coding sequence ATGGCTCGAATTGCAAATTCAATTTTTGAACTAATAGGAAATACACCAGTCGTTAAATTAAACCGTTTAGTAGATGAAGACAGTGCGGATGTCTACTTAAAACTTGAATATATGAACCCAGGAAGCAGTGTAAAAGATCGTATTGCGTTAGCGATGATCGAAGACGCTGAAGAAAAAGGCAAATTAAAAGCAGGCGACACGCTGATTGAACCAACAAGTGGTAACACTGGAATTGGCCTTGCGATGGTGGCGGCAGCCAAAGGGATCAAAGCGATTTTAGTCATGCCGGATACAATGAGTCAGGAGCGCCGCAACCTATTACGCGCTTACGGTGCAGAGCTTGTATTGACACCAGGTGCAGAAGGGATGAAAGGTGCTATTAAAAAAGCGGAAGAACTTGCGGAAGAGCACGGTTATTTCATGCCTCAGCAATTTAACAACGAAGCAAATGCTGAAATTCACCGCCGTACGACTGGAAAAGAAATTCTTGAACAGTTTGATGGTCAGCTTGATGCATTTATTGCAGGTGTTGGTACGGGTGGAACGATTACTGGTGCTGGTGAAGTATTAAAAGAAGCTATCCCATCTATTAAAGTCTATGCAGTTGAACCAACTGACTCTCCTGTATTGTCAGGAGGAAAGCCAGGACCGCATAAAATTCAAGGGATTGGAGCAGGGTTTGTTCCTTCTATCTTGAATACGGAAGTGTATGACGACATTATCCAAGTTCGAAACGAAGATGCATTTGAGTTTGCAAGAAAAGCGGCAAAAGAAGAAGGAATCCTTGGAGGAATTTCTTCTGGTGCAGCCATATACGCAGCACTTCAAACAGCGAAGAAGCTTGGTAAAGGGAAAAAAGTCTTAGCGATTATCCCAAGTAATGGTGAGCGTTACCTCAGTACACCTCTTTATCAATTCGATTAA